One Ranitomeya variabilis isolate aRanVar5 chromosome 4, aRanVar5.hap1, whole genome shotgun sequence genomic window, taaggtagtgtgctgtataccatgaggctgtgtgctgtataccatgaggctgcgctgtatactatgaggcagtgctgtataccatgaggctgcgctgtatactatgaggcagtgctgtataccatgaggctgtgtgctgtataccatgaggctgcgctgtatactatgaggctgcgctgtatactacgaggctgcgctgtatactatgaggctgcgctgtatactatgaggctgttctgtatactatgaggctgcgctgtatactatgcgggcagtgctgtatactatgcgggctgtgttgtatactaaggtgggtacattatacgttatattctatgggggaggctgtgttatatactatggggggtgcattatattctatggggaaggctgtgttacatactatggggggctgcattatattctatgggggctacattatattctatggggaggtggactgtattatattccatgggggctacattatattctatggggggctgtattggattttatgagggaggattgcatcatactctttgatggggctacattatattctatggggaggtgggctgtattatattctatgggggggttgtatgtttggtatttttcattacccctgttcgtattatcttgttagtctggttggtatattacgGTACACTATTAATCACCTCCTTCCTGCGTGCGGTAAGGGTGCAGACTGAGGGTGGAGCTAAGGAAAGGTATGTGGCCAcagcatcttcatcatcagaagtaacctggggaacagggcaagctaggggcccctagtgttagggacagggaatgagcccctggtcccaggacacccgacaacagagttgtgacaaatacactcctcagtcctccaaatagtatagtacactaattttagtcctcaatattgtataatgcacccccatagtccttcatgtagtgcaatccaccccatagttcttcatatagtataatgcattccccatagcttccatacagtataatgaaggttccatatagtgcatatagtataatgcactccccatagtacgatagagtgtaatgcagcccccataaaggataatgcactccatagtcatagtcattgatagagtatgatggagccccctcagagtataatgcatcccccctcagcgtataatgcagccactacatagagtataatgtaggcaccccatagagcagtgttccccaactctggtcctcaagagccaccaacaggtcatgttttcaggatttccttaatattgaagaggtaataattgcatcacctgcacaggcaataattccatcacttgtccaatactaaggaaaacctgaaaacatgacctgttggtggctcttgaggaccggagttggggaacactgctatagcgtataatgcagccaccccatagagtatcatgtagcccaactgtcctgcagtattatggctgcacgtactcactaatatatgaaaaaaaatacaatacctctcctcctagttcccccgctgctgcagagcgtctcagcagctccactgcccggcatagcatggtgcgcgattaattgacgtcatcgcgtacccactgcgtcagaaatagaggggaatgatgagagagggagcttcagatgacgctctctcctctatcattgctttcaactgtatcggcatcccctgACCCACGGATCCCATAGTGGCCTCATGGTGTGCCGGTATTAGTGGCTGCGTGGTATGCCGTTATTAACGgtataccactggctgggggcccctgggggagtgaggGTACTAGGCAGATGCCAAGTCTGCCTACCCCAATGCTGACCATGGATCTATGATGGCTTTATGGCACCTCTGTAACAGTGGTAATGTGAGAGGATGTGTCATTACACCATGTACTGTTCAGGGTGTATGAAAGCTTAGTGATGTCCCCTGTAGGAGcgataatggcggccattttgattgtCATCCTTTATTTCCACATACACATCACTAGGAAATGACACAAAAGCTGTTACTATCACATCTCTTGCTGTGGACGCCTCTCTGCAGGGGATTCTCCTTCTTCATTAATCTGGAGGATCTAATCAGACTGGCTGTCTATGATATGGGGGTCTGGTATAGGAAACCCATTCTTCTCTGTCCTGTTAGGAAGTTCTGAGGTAATAGAGGACggagcggctcagtgttctcatttaTTAGCGGAAATGGAGAAAGGCCCCAGAGTCTCCTGCTGTGGACCTGACACTCCCAGGAATCAGAGCAATTATCTGATTTATCCCCATTGGATATAACGATATCGGGGCTCATCCAGCTTTATCTCAGGTGTGACAGtgatccccaaactccagtcctcacggccccaacacatcatggtgtcaggatttccttcattttgcactgaggatggaattattatcgaggcctcagaagctgccgcaggttctctcccccgagaaatacgaaggaaatcctgacaccatgatgtgttggggccgtgaggcctggagtgtgggggacactgctgtatgcgctcaccagacatagggggcagtataataatgactacatggccgagcaatggagtaaagacaacacaaaggtataggggtaaaaagaagattttatttatagataatgttattatatattatatatcatgtatatgtgtaaattattcatctatcagactcaatctatctatgggccgtgttggtccagaggaaggcgaaaaccccctgtgaggaatcggccaattatcctcatattagggggggaaattccttcctgaccccaaatatggcgatcagaatgaatcccaggatcaagggctcatagctaatgtgtatacctaagtttaatgtaaaaaatatatattatttaaaattattattatattattattatataaatgtttattatataaaaatataaaagtaatttctaTTTTTCGGCTAATTTACGTTTATATTTGCGTCGACTATATTATTGTAAATccaaaatattatattattattttacataaattatatattttttattataaacataagaatctacttatttattctattttactaaacctatctatgggccgtgttggtccagaggaaggcgaaaaccccctgtgaggaaccggccaattatcctcatatcaagggggaaaattccttcctgaccccaaataaagtatggcggtcagaataaatcccaggatcaaaggctgataatgaaccgatgagattaaagtaaaacaatgtgttgtattatttttttcctactaatctggtagcatgtttggactaatttatgtctatatttggttaggaaacattttttcaactaataatattttattttgtatcttttttaacctatgacactaaatgtatgtatcggccgtgttgatccagaggaaggcgaaaatcccctgtgaggaatcggccaattatcctcatatcagggggaaaaattccttcctgaccccaaatatggcgatcagaatgaatcccaagatcaaaggctgatacctaacctgtgtaatgtacctaacctgtgtaatatacctgtcatgtaaaataatatatatgtttctttacttggactaattattatttataggaactattttttcttttaaagtaccgtattttccaacgtacaagatgactttttaacccctgaaaatcttcttaaaagtcgggggtcgtcttgtacgccgggaatcgccttgtacgccggtgtatatggtgggtggggggagtggtcctgatgacgagggggcgtctcacaggaaagtcagtatcccccattaccttatcatagcgctgcagcgtggggtctctgtgctgggagcggcggctgctgtgctgtggtgcggcggctcctcttctgcagtgtggggcctctggtgctgtggggcggtggcgtatcttcatgcagtcggggctcctccggcatctcaaagcctggaagccccgccggcaactccatcggtacaatgcggtggcctccgggaaaatggccgctgcttagattcagatctcgtgtcccgagatttcgggacgagatctgaatctgagcatgcgcagcccccagcggccgggccaccgcatcgcacctattgagctgcctccgggaaaatggccgctgctcagattcagatctcgtctcccgagatctcgggacgagatctgaatctgagcagcggccattttcccggaggccaccgcattgtaccgatggagttgccggcggggcttccaggctttgagatgccggaggagccccgactgcatgaagatacgccgccgccaccgccccacagcaccagaggccccacactgcagaagaggagccgccgcaccacagcacagcagccgccgctaccagcacagagaccccacgctgcagcgctatgataaggtaatgggggatactcactttcctgtgagacgccccctcgtcgtcatcaggatcactccccccccaaaaggcacatattcaccggccctataagacgacatagggtgtataagaagacccccgacttttaagaagattttattttttaactggtaaagttggggggtcgtcttatacgcccagtcgtcttatacgccggaaaatacggtaagaacattttattttattataactttttttgtgctactagtgtgtgattctacttattaatctattatactaaacctatttaaggccgtgtagatccagaggaaggcgaaaaccctctatgaggaatgggccaattgtcctcatattagggggaaaaattccttcctgacctcaaatatggcgatcagattaaatcccaggatcagaagccgatctatgtcctacatctatgtgctgatatgtactgtgtgctatgtgtgtgcctgtactgatgatgtagtgtggggatctgcactgaccatgtagtgtgggtgatgtgggatgggtgcgatacttaccaggcctgtgctaaaggtgagttcagggataatggccgctccttacatgctgctgctcagcggccccaggactgaaaggtgcgactattgttcctgaactcaccagatggaaacttagcacaggccgctcctggggtagaagatcttcgggctggagggatgttagatgccagcccaggaggtcaagggtctggggcagcaatggcagtggtccggcatgaagatggtatagagaGAGATGATGTTGAAGGGCAGCCGAGGTGTCATACAGCAGCAGAGACATGAGGCACGGGTGAGGAGGCATGAAGTTCTGAGCAGTTGGCACGGGCTCATCCTGCAAGACATAAGAGGAAGACAGGAAATCTATCTACCGGATCTTATGTTAtattaggggaatggtctttataatgaaccattctgctatataacatcagatacaatgtactgacataataggtgtcctgtgtgtacatcggtcactcaccagatggtcgtgaattctttcacagtccagatcttttcatccacctaagaaaaatagaaacataaagtcactgtcagaaaaagtgaaaaaaggtaacatcgatgatgatgattaccacaatgagagaacagcacctgatgagtgttgtccccagaggaggagatacttaccgggtccagcttggtgacacgtacgtaaatccggccacggggtgaaggactgtgtgctccggccactgcagatggtggttctccagaactggcctgaatggtgtaaatggtggctctactctcctttcctccagatcctcccagccgatggtggtaaagaatggatgctctctgatgttcccgctcacacccaggcgtgtctgagggtctttgcgcagcagcttcttgatgagatgtttcacgtcagcatcaagccaagttggaaattttggcttctcgttgatgatggttttgaaagccatttgcttgacggggccgttgtaaaatggatatcgccctgctgccatcctggacaccacaatccccaggctccaccagtccactgctgcgccataccgttttctacgatgcacctcaggggccatgtaatggaaagtgcccgtcactccagagatgtttttggaggaggagacgccatcttgggcaagcccaagatcgatgatacggatgtggccatctgcatccaacatgatgttatccgactttatgtcactgcaatgaaagaagaaaacaaaataagaaatctgtccagtgatacaagagatggaaaatgggtcactacaaaatacggcagaataggcggcaggacaccagggaagccgggggccatatctacagcttgtaaaggggacagagagaaggaggaaagttctgcttaccggtagacgatgttgtgtccgtggaggaactggaggccacataccatctctgctgtgtagaatctgatggagagaacagaATGCAGAATTAAtgtcatgaaatccttctctggcaatccccaaataccatggcaccccacctcctgcttccagcaccctaaatatatgccctgccagtgctcccctagctgcaccccgacctcaggttttttccctttctcttagttctcttttaggtacattctctgctttctcacctcacattgccgatgttcaggcagccgcacatcctgatcaaatcctccacgctgccaccggacaggtactccatgatgaaatacgccctgtgctgagactggtgtgcggcatagaggtggcacaggaatgggcagtgtctggccgccaggagtatccgccgctctctcaagatggtgtcctcgttgtcccttttggtgatcattttgacggccacgttgatgttactgccggggacagatgccaggaccacctgaaaaacacaaatggagaatacttagaaggtgtctgctggggtggaaggatctggattttatagtccacaaggcgcatgagaaaactgagtgatcgctcagtctgctagtgaccaggaccatgtagaggagcagatctatctatcagaacaatgcactgcctgctccatggatgggctatggagaggtcttaataaatatttgtcattttaatatttagttcataaaacaataatacacatgaaaataattaactttgtaatacattttatcagccaaatcggcttctttctccgcCAGGACTGATTTTATGTTTTCAAAATTCTATGTacctgggtaaactctgtatttagtgaagacagattgttacattactgaggggagatgacagttggtgctgataatattctatgcagaagggagggggaggaggagggaggagttttgcatttagcccctcctctccactacatagaatattatcagcaccaactgtcatctcctctcagtaatgtaacaatctgtcttcactaaatgcagagtttacccagaaattgagaatatagaatatgaaaaatcagtcttggtggagaaagaagatttatctgattagaattattacaaagctgcttattttcatgtttgctattgatttatgaaataaaaattaaaatgacaatgactttttaaagggttttcctctgttaccatatggaaataaacagagtaagcattagtagaggcattgagttggcattagtatggtccaaatatcattgattatctagatttaataaaaacacagagacaaatgtatgtacaatatggcagcctgataggagaaaaaaataatgtcccctgccctctacagctgtgacccctgagatgaaccctccagtatagaagaataccaggttatagcagcactagccctaactatggtgatgtcttatacctcatctcacagaaggacactacaatgagcaataacaaagcaagacatggctgataacagagaacaatacatggggatatatgaaaaatctcagatttcaaataacaaatatgtaggccttactttgccaaaggcgcctctacctaggacctggtggatgttgaagcggctgatgttaagcctggcataggggccggatgatccagggtctccgctgcatccaggtgttggctccaccaatccgctgttgtctcgtctccttttcttctttaatctggtcacgctgtcctcttccctcttcctcttctCCTCGCTCCCCTTCTCCTCGCTCCTCCTCTCGCTCACTTCTCCTCGTCCAGTAGTCGCCATTCTCCGTAatctcttcccgcctgtagacctcggtccaatcacttcagccgacagttgaaagtaaacggcagttggtcgtgtgcaggtgaccagaggtcagaggtgacggaaccctcaggtggctcctgccaggcagcggctcctggccctgctctgccctatacactgtgatgtgggcatcatgggtgacagtttagagtccagaggaacggcagagaacttcaTGGCGACTTCCAGTGGTTTATTTATTAGATTATTAATCCCTCTATGTGTTTCATCATCATTTCATTTTATAAGttacattatttttgtattgtaaagttaatatttttattagtttttctatgtttcttatcacatatttcctcgatctcccatttccctttatcatttctcccaagagtctatt contains:
- the LOC143768431 gene encoding RAC-beta serine/threonine-protein kinase A-like, yielding MLDADGHIRIIDLGLAQDGVSSSKNISGVTGTFHYMAPEVHRRKRYGAAVDWWSLGIVVSRMAAGRYPFYNGPVKQMAFKTIINEKPKFPTWLDADVKHLIKKLLRKDPQTRLGVSGNIREHPFFTTIGWEDLEERRVEPPFTPFRPVLENHHLQWPEHTVLHPVAGFTYVSPSWTRWMKRSGL
- the LOC143767579 gene encoding protein kinase C-like 1 produces the protein MATTGRGEVSERRSEEKGSEEKRKREEDSVTRLKKKRRRDNSGLVEPTPGCSGDPGSSGPYARLNISRFNIHQVLGRGAFGKVVLASVPGSNINVAVKMITKRDNEDTILRERRILLAARHCPFLCHLYAAHQSQHRAYFIMEYLSGGSVEDLIRMCGCLNIGNVRFYTAEMVCGLQFLHGHNIVYR